From Pseudodesulfovibrio sp. JC047, one genomic window encodes:
- a CDS encoding transporter substrate-binding domain-containing protein encodes MRVLKITVMAALLVMAASIAFAGPTYDRVMSTKVVKAGLSNQGIPFGFINDKNDWVGFDVDMATEIAKRLGCTLEKTVVNNNTRISFVQTTPAKVDMVLANMTHKRVRDEKIDFSITYFFDGQKFLAKKGMVKDTKDLAKMKVGSMQGTTSIVNATAYLKSLGNANPKVVGYDGEVAMFEALRSGRVQAISTDSTLLLGYAAKVPGQFELVGEFISDEPYGVGLPQDDSAWRDAVNFAIQDIWKDGTYHKIYDKWFGPDSKYPFPLTSKIEMWP; translated from the coding sequence ATGAGAGTTCTCAAAATCACCGTCATGGCCGCCCTGCTGGTCATGGCCGCGTCCATTGCTTTTGCCGGACCGACCTATGATCGCGTCATGTCCACAAAAGTCGTCAAAGCCGGTTTGTCTAACCAGGGCATCCCCTTCGGCTTCATCAATGACAAAAATGATTGGGTCGGCTTCGATGTTGATATGGCGACAGAAATAGCCAAACGCCTCGGGTGCACACTCGAAAAGACCGTTGTCAACAACAACACCCGTATTTCTTTTGTCCAGACCACCCCCGCCAAAGTGGACATGGTTCTGGCAAATATGACACACAAACGCGTTCGTGACGAAAAAATTGATTTCTCCATCACGTATTTCTTCGATGGTCAAAAATTCCTTGCCAAAAAAGGCATGGTCAAAGACACCAAGGATTTGGCAAAGATGAAAGTCGGCTCCATGCAGGGAACGACCTCCATCGTCAATGCCACTGCCTATTTGAAATCCCTGGGCAACGCCAACCCCAAGGTTGTCGGATATGACGGCGAAGTCGCCATGTTCGAGGCCCTGCGCTCTGGTCGTGTTCAGGCTATCTCCACCGACTCTACCCTCTTGCTGGGGTACGCCGCCAAGGTTCCCGGCCAGTTTGAACTGGTTGGCGAATTCATCTCTGACGAACCGTATGGTGTCGGCCTGCCCCAGGATGACTCCGCATGGCGCGATGCCGTCAACTTCGCAATTCAGGACATCTGGAAAGACGGAACCTACCACAAGATCTACGATAAGTGGTTCGGCCCGGATTCCAAGTATCCCTTCCCCTTGACATCCAAGATCGAAATGTGGCCCTAG
- a CDS encoding amino acid ABC transporter ATP-binding protein, with protein sequence MISFKGVNKWYGDFHVLKNINLNIAKGEVVVVCGPSGSGKSTMIRCINRLEPIQEGDIVVDGMNVSDPRTNMTLLRAEVGFVFQQFNLYPHMTVMENITLAPTMVRGMSRGEATTIGMDLLKKVDIPDKAGAYPSQLSGGQQQRVAIARGLAMQPKIMLFDEPTSALDPEMINEVLDVMKSLAREGMTMICVTHEMGFAREVADRVIFMDEGNLVEENTPEEFFNHPESDRTKDFLSKILSH encoded by the coding sequence GTGATTTCTTTCAAAGGCGTCAACAAGTGGTATGGGGATTTTCACGTCCTCAAAAATATCAACCTGAACATTGCCAAAGGTGAAGTCGTCGTTGTCTGTGGCCCTTCCGGCTCCGGAAAATCAACAATGATTCGGTGTATCAACCGCCTGGAACCGATCCAGGAAGGGGACATCGTCGTCGATGGCATGAATGTTTCCGACCCACGGACCAATATGACCCTGCTTCGGGCCGAGGTCGGATTTGTCTTCCAACAGTTCAATCTGTATCCGCACATGACGGTCATGGAAAACATCACGCTGGCCCCGACAATGGTTCGCGGCATGAGTCGTGGCGAAGCGACCACCATTGGCATGGACCTTCTCAAAAAAGTCGATATCCCGGACAAGGCCGGAGCGTATCCCTCACAGCTTTCCGGCGGTCAACAGCAACGCGTTGCCATTGCGCGAGGGTTGGCCATGCAGCCGAAAATCATGTTGTTTGACGAGCCAACATCCGCGCTCGATCCTGAAATGATCAACGAAGTGCTGGATGTCATGAAATCTCTGGCACGAGAAGGCATGACCATGATCTGCGTCACGCATGAGATGGGATTTGCCCGTGAAGTAGCGGACAGGGTCATTTTCATGGATGAAGGCAACCTCGTCGAGGAAAATACGCCTGAAGAATTTTTCAATCATCCCGAAAGCGACCGCACCAAGGATTTCCTCAGCAAGATTCTCAGCCACTAG
- a CDS encoding L-serine ammonia-lyase, which yields MPPVRTSIFQLLKIGPGPSSSHTIAPMKAGYYFMKLVRKLPRKKRLQADKLRIRLFGSLSATGEGHGTRRAIMSGLLGYLPDTCHPNVLEQFDDKTQEYELDLDGKALTYSPGSMIFDAIKHQYSHSNTMIFTLMAGSETLLERVYYSIGGGFLHWEGRKDPKRGEPAYPYKTMAQLKEHLRANSMRLHELILANEKAITGMNEAEIYQGLDHIVEVMERAVEHGIQTRGVLPGPIGLHRKAAIMYDQAKAEHFQGPGFVKALNAYALAASEENASGHCVVTAPTCGAAGVIPAIVFILKRHMGALQDEIREGLLAAIAIGFLCKHNASISGAEVGCQGEVGVASAMASALLAYARGYRFQVTENAAEIAMEHHLGLTCDPVGGYVQIPCIERNAMGAVKAYNAYLIASTLDESYQRVDLDKAIEAMAQTGRDMSRKYKETSLAGLAQSVTEC from the coding sequence ATGCCACCAGTTAGAACATCCATATTTCAATTGTTGAAAATCGGCCCAGGCCCTTCCAGCTCACACACTATTGCCCCAATGAAAGCGGGCTATTACTTTATGAAACTGGTTCGCAAACTCCCACGAAAAAAACGTTTGCAAGCTGACAAGCTCCGCATCCGGCTCTTCGGGTCCCTTTCTGCCACAGGTGAAGGGCATGGCACCCGGCGCGCCATCATGTCCGGTCTGCTCGGTTATCTTCCCGACACCTGTCATCCAAATGTGCTGGAGCAGTTTGACGACAAGACTCAGGAATATGAACTCGACCTGGACGGCAAAGCCCTCACTTACAGCCCCGGTTCCATGATTTTCGATGCAATCAAGCACCAGTATTCCCACTCCAATACCATGATTTTCACGCTCATGGCCGGTTCTGAAACGCTGCTGGAACGCGTCTATTACTCGATCGGCGGCGGATTTCTTCACTGGGAAGGCAGAAAAGACCCAAAACGCGGTGAACCAGCTTACCCATACAAGACCATGGCGCAGCTCAAGGAACATCTGCGCGCCAACTCCATGCGCTTGCACGAACTCATTCTGGCCAATGAAAAAGCCATTACTGGCATGAACGAAGCGGAAATTTACCAGGGCTTGGACCACATTGTGGAAGTCATGGAACGCGCCGTTGAACACGGCATACAGACCAGAGGCGTCCTTCCCGGGCCAATCGGTCTGCACAGGAAAGCCGCCATCATGTATGACCAAGCCAAGGCCGAACATTTTCAGGGGCCAGGATTTGTCAAAGCGCTCAATGCCTACGCCCTCGCCGCATCTGAAGAAAATGCCTCGGGACACTGCGTTGTCACAGCCCCGACATGCGGTGCTGCCGGAGTCATTCCCGCCATTGTCTTCATCCTGAAACGCCATATGGGAGCCTTGCAGGACGAAATAAGGGAAGGACTTTTGGCCGCCATTGCCATTGGTTTTCTCTGCAAACACAACGCCTCGATCTCCGGAGCCGAAGTCGGATGTCAGGGAGAAGTGGGCGTCGCCTCGGCCATGGCCTCGGCTCTGCTGGCATATGCACGCGGATACCGTTTTCAAGTTACTGAAAACGCTGCTGAAATCGCGATGGAACACCACCTTGGTCTGACCTGCGATCCCGTTGGCGGCTATGTCCAGATTCCCTGCATTGAACGCAACGCCATGGGAGCGGTCAAGGCATACAATGCCTATTTAATAGCCTCCACCCTCGACGAATCCTACCAAAGAGTGGATCTGGACAAGGCCATCGAAGCCATGGCCCAGACAGGACGCGACATGTCCCGCAAATATAAGGAAACGTCATTGGCAGGCCTTGCACAAAGCGTCACGGAATGCTGA
- a CDS encoding superoxide dismutase, Ni: MTKMRMVGLVGIFGFLIAVLPSLAQAHCQVPCGIYDDHARVTAMLEDVTTVRKAVTMLEKLAAKTDVQSRQQFVRWVMNKESHAQKIISSIADYFLTQRVKPDQKEYVERLKKHHAVILAAMEAKQHADMKAVDALESAVQALLEYYPEK; this comes from the coding sequence ATGACAAAAATGCGGATGGTGGGATTGGTGGGGATTTTTGGTTTTCTGATTGCGGTGTTACCCAGCCTGGCTCAAGCCCATTGCCAGGTCCCATGCGGAATTTATGACGATCATGCGCGGGTGACCGCCATGCTGGAGGATGTGACGACAGTTCGAAAGGCGGTCACGATGCTTGAAAAGTTGGCAGCCAAGACGGATGTTCAGTCTCGACAACAGTTTGTCCGTTGGGTGATGAACAAGGAGAGCCATGCGCAAAAGATCATCAGTTCCATAGCGGATTACTTTTTGACGCAACGGGTCAAACCCGATCAGAAGGAATACGTGGAACGTTTGAAAAAACATCATGCAGTCATTCTCGCGGCGATGGAGGCCAAACAACATGCGGACATGAAGGCCGTGGATGCCCTAGAGTCTGCCGTTCAGGCACTCTTGGAATATTACCCTGAAAAATAG
- a CDS encoding site-specific integrase: protein MVSKNTGQRLLVNRKRWPGVYYYESRSKRYRGKPDVCYHIAYRLDGKLKWEKVGWMSEKYTPQIAADLRSDRLKKARHGEEVKTHKELREENRKANVLLSEIATEYFKIRGEASKGAKIDKGRYDNHIAPVLGSRPVKKLSPLDMERIKKKMDGMSAASIWGGLEITRRIINFGVKNGLCEPLGFTIQMPKRDNEVVEYLTPAQLKRFLKVLKEWPAQDVCRMLQMAMFTGMRRGEIFKLENRDVDFQQALITLRSPKGGKTVSIPMNKMAKKVLSAQIKWRNEHSPQSSYIFPGKGGVMRTACTAVTRIKTKAKLPKEFRIFHGLRHHFAVTLANSGEFSLDMIGELLTHKDSSMTKRYGQFLPDTKKQASDRAAELLMG from the coding sequence ATGGTATCTAAGAATACTGGGCAAAGGTTGCTTGTCAATAGGAAGCGTTGGCCAGGTGTCTATTACTACGAGAGTAGGTCTAAACGTTACCGTGGTAAGCCGGACGTTTGTTACCATATCGCCTACCGTTTAGACGGTAAACTCAAATGGGAGAAGGTCGGGTGGATGTCCGAGAAATATACCCCTCAGATTGCCGCTGACCTTCGCTCTGACCGCTTGAAGAAGGCTCGGCATGGGGAGGAGGTTAAAACCCATAAAGAGCTTCGTGAGGAGAATCGTAAAGCCAATGTCCTTTTGAGTGAGATTGCCACCGAGTATTTCAAGATTCGTGGTGAAGCTTCTAAAGGAGCGAAGATTGACAAGGGAAGATATGACAACCACATTGCCCCTGTGCTTGGCTCTCGGCCCGTGAAGAAGCTTAGCCCGTTGGATATGGAGCGGATAAAAAAGAAAATGGATGGAATGTCTGCCGCCTCCATCTGGGGCGGTTTGGAGATAACCCGCCGGATTATCAACTTCGGGGTCAAAAATGGCCTTTGTGAGCCTCTGGGATTCACGATCCAGATGCCCAAGCGTGATAATGAAGTGGTCGAATACCTCACTCCTGCCCAACTCAAACGATTTTTGAAGGTTCTCAAGGAATGGCCCGCGCAGGACGTTTGTCGAATGCTTCAAATGGCAATGTTCACAGGTATGCGCCGGGGCGAGATATTCAAGCTTGAAAACAGAGATGTAGACTTTCAACAGGCACTCATAACCTTGCGTTCCCCCAAAGGGGGAAAGACTGTCTCAATCCCTATGAATAAAATGGCTAAGAAAGTGCTCTCTGCACAAATCAAGTGGCGTAATGAGCATTCCCCTCAGTCTTCATACATCTTCCCCGGAAAGGGCGGCGTAATGAGAACCGCTTGCACTGCGGTTACAAGAATCAAAACCAAAGCAAAGCTCCCCAAGGAGTTTAGAATCTTTCACGGACTTCGTCATCATTTTGCCGTGACCCTTGCCAACTCAGGCGAGTTCTCATTGGATATGATTGGGGAGTTGTTGACTCACAAAGATTCCTCAATGACGAAAAGGTATGGTCAATTCCTACCTGATACGAAGAAGCAGGCCAGTGATCGGGCTGCCGAATTGTTGATGGGATAA
- a CDS encoding helix-turn-helix domain-containing protein encodes MSKLFSTIDAADYLGLSPGTLEVWRCHGRGPQYSKLGRRVMYDQVDLDLFVNLGKVHTTDSFEHEDCLSRKGGGSC; translated from the coding sequence ATGTCAAAATTATTCAGTACTATTGATGCAGCTGACTACTTGGGCCTAAGTCCAGGGACGCTTGAGGTTTGGCGGTGCCATGGTCGAGGGCCACAGTATTCCAAATTGGGCCGCAGAGTGATGTATGATCAGGTCGATTTAGACTTGTTTGTGAACTTGGGAAAAGTTCATACAACTGACTCTTTCGAACATGAAGATTGCCTCTCCAGAAAAGGCGGGGGCTCATGTTAA
- a CDS encoding helix-turn-helix domain-containing protein has translation MLMKKEKGVENAGKQVSTPLIPQLNVDGNIIYLPARARKDQAPAFVHLFIPLPWFGPKILDVIRENNELSLPERAILRELVICAGQDGRCFPGQKYLSKKIGICERTVRNGLSNLRSKGFVVWKNEAGMVNSYYCVFHSSYLTLPRQTFPHTQEYIAAPSGKPSSPLRQTLLSNSLSNDLTEKPKETISDPCFSSLKEQEVNAVGEMIRIVSNTKDSPKMWARATAKAFANGSGCLKSLKKQYDEALVVAHRDKEKSQWDLLIKKCLENHGFEKFLKDMKALTNSIYVTVDDVDIPHVYIESFLKNIGEK, from the coding sequence ATGTTAATGAAAAAAGAAAAGGGAGTTGAGAACGCCGGCAAGCAGGTCTCAACCCCTCTGATTCCCCAGCTGAATGTAGACGGGAATATTATTTATCTTCCTGCAAGAGCGAGAAAAGATCAAGCCCCTGCTTTTGTTCATTTGTTTATCCCTTTACCTTGGTTTGGTCCAAAAATTCTCGATGTGATTAGAGAGAATAATGAATTGAGTTTGCCAGAAAGGGCGATTTTACGTGAACTAGTGATCTGTGCGGGCCAAGACGGTCGTTGTTTTCCCGGACAAAAGTATCTTTCCAAGAAGATTGGGATTTGTGAAAGAACCGTCCGAAATGGCTTGAGTAATCTTCGCTCTAAAGGGTTTGTTGTATGGAAGAATGAAGCAGGAATGGTCAATTCCTATTATTGCGTTTTCCATTCATCTTACCTCACCTTACCACGGCAAACGTTCCCGCATACTCAGGAATACATTGCCGCTCCCTCAGGCAAACCAAGCAGCCCTCTCAGGCAAACTTTGCTGTCGAATTCCTTAAGTAATGACCTTACTGAAAAGCCAAAAGAAACAATTAGTGATCCTTGTTTTTCTTCTCTTAAGGAGCAAGAGGTTAACGCTGTCGGTGAAATGATTAGAATTGTTTCCAACACAAAAGATAGCCCGAAAATGTGGGCACGGGCTACTGCAAAGGCTTTTGCAAATGGTTCTGGATGTCTGAAGAGTCTCAAAAAACAATACGACGAGGCCCTAGTCGTTGCCCATCGCGATAAAGAGAAATCTCAATGGGATTTATTGATCAAAAAATGCCTGGAGAATCACGGTTTTGAGAAGTTTTTAAAAGACATGAAGGCTCTCACTAATAGTATCTATGTGACAGTAGATGATGTCGATATTCCGCACGTATATATTGAATCATTCTTGAAAAATATTGGAGAAAAATAA
- a CDS encoding type IV secretion system DNA-binding domain-containing protein codes for MTYPQKTAAAVGAFPIAVLISFKLLSGYWGGWLTFFPLSKIVGWLYYDIGWCPAWLVDFNNHAHEVVTQVYFWPEPRLYLLFGCALGLAAFVCIFMALEELFPPPNVEKTHKAGMQYLRPKAFSRLVAKLNKKNKRFTPGFKIHPGQSGGILGKSFGSIQLSLDAEAEHFLSIGTTGAGKTAAILASFINYISRLKNGLCVIFDVKGDFTEALAEYSNVTLMAPWDERGLRWDISKEIQHPKDCEVLASALVFKTGATDKSGGGKDDFFVEQARLVFQSIMQCLFNDGKLTWTNLSAFTTNIDLLIGQEVDGEWAPGLLGRYESARPALDAIARGSDQTQATWTTLQNSVGKWVRDAAAAFGKDPDWSLSQWLQTPENNVQFLVIQFNETFENLSKAMASAMASLTIKRVLQMPEGDNCIWLLMDEVANFPRIPNLKRGLTLGRDRGLRCVVSTQDVTQLEQKYGEKDCKTILNQCNNQIWLRANDHENAKKASESLGTHEVEVQSRGHQFQGQGQGIGVNNDNSSVNYSLQRETVVNPGEIMGLRHSRDLKGGGAEGFLRVSGVPAITQLHWPRMPLKKIFQKEKLATWVFNHEKPVS; via the coding sequence ATGACGTATCCACAAAAAACAGCTGCTGCCGTTGGCGCGTTTCCAATTGCAGTTCTAATCTCATTTAAATTGCTGTCTGGTTATTGGGGCGGATGGCTAACTTTCTTCCCTTTATCAAAAATTGTTGGCTGGCTTTATTACGATATTGGCTGGTGCCCTGCTTGGTTGGTCGATTTTAACAATCACGCTCATGAGGTTGTGACACAAGTATATTTTTGGCCTGAACCTCGTCTTTATTTGCTCTTTGGTTGTGCGCTCGGACTGGCGGCATTCGTTTGTATTTTCATGGCCTTGGAGGAGCTGTTCCCACCGCCAAATGTTGAAAAAACACACAAAGCGGGAATGCAATATTTAAGGCCGAAAGCATTTTCAAGATTGGTCGCAAAGCTAAATAAAAAGAATAAACGATTTACACCTGGGTTCAAAATCCATCCTGGACAGTCTGGCGGGATACTTGGAAAATCTTTTGGGTCCATACAACTCTCTCTGGACGCTGAGGCAGAGCATTTCTTAAGTATTGGAACGACTGGGGCTGGTAAGACAGCAGCAATTTTAGCTAGTTTTATCAATTATATATCCCGTTTGAAAAATGGGCTGTGCGTTATTTTTGACGTTAAAGGTGATTTTACTGAAGCATTGGCCGAGTACTCAAATGTTACTCTTATGGCTCCGTGGGACGAAAGAGGACTGCGTTGGGATATTTCAAAGGAAATTCAGCACCCAAAGGATTGTGAAGTCTTGGCATCGGCCTTGGTGTTTAAGACCGGAGCAACCGACAAAAGTGGAGGAGGCAAGGATGATTTCTTTGTGGAACAGGCAAGGCTCGTCTTTCAGTCGATCATGCAATGCTTATTCAATGACGGCAAATTGACCTGGACGAATCTCTCAGCATTTACCACCAATATTGACTTACTCATTGGTCAGGAGGTCGATGGTGAATGGGCCCCTGGATTGTTGGGGCGGTATGAGTCGGCACGTCCGGCGCTTGATGCGATAGCTCGTGGCTCTGACCAAACTCAAGCCACTTGGACCACGTTGCAGAACTCAGTGGGAAAGTGGGTTAGAGACGCCGCTGCGGCCTTTGGGAAGGATCCTGACTGGTCTTTGAGTCAGTGGCTCCAAACTCCTGAAAACAATGTACAGTTTCTAGTTATTCAGTTCAATGAAACCTTTGAGAATCTGTCCAAGGCAATGGCCTCTGCCATGGCTAGCCTAACCATAAAGCGCGTACTGCAAATGCCTGAAGGGGATAATTGTATTTGGCTGCTCATGGATGAAGTTGCAAATTTCCCACGTATTCCAAACCTTAAGCGTGGTCTGACTTTGGGTAGGGACCGGGGCCTCAGGTGCGTGGTCAGCACTCAGGACGTGACGCAGTTGGAGCAAAAGTATGGGGAAAAAGATTGTAAAACAATCTTGAACCAATGCAACAATCAAATCTGGCTCAGAGCGAACGATCATGAAAACGCCAAGAAAGCCTCGGAATCACTTGGGACTCATGAAGTTGAGGTGCAATCTCGGGGGCACCAGTTTCAAGGCCAGGGGCAAGGCATAGGAGTGAATAATGATAACAGCTCAGTCAATTATTCTTTGCAACGTGAAACCGTTGTTAATCCTGGCGAAATAATGGGGCTCAGGCATTCCCGCGACCTCAAAGGAGGTGGCGCGGAAGGGTTTTTAAGAGTTAGCGGGGTTCCAGCGATAACTCAACTTCATTGGCCGAGGATGCCGCTGAAAAAGATATTCCAAAAAGAAAAGCTTGCAACATGGGTTTTCAACCACGAAAAGCCGGTGAGTTAG
- a CDS encoding relaxase/mobilization nuclease domain-containing protein, with protein MIGNITQGKGFGGCVRYVAEKRGSRLEATNMLCDTPSDLAKEFNQTRDLYEGQGKNAVFHVSLNPAEGDKIQDARALAEDYMREMQMDPDKHEYVLYKHIDTGRPHYHLIASRVGRDGKEFWNDKFSKRRNMDAMRELEIKHGLKRMPSKQKGQGRSQKIEEQYQANKAGLDQHPKETIRLAVDHAIKGCDGTKAAFERWLDQEHQIEVNWRTKRDGTINGVSYRLKDAPKGQGIADRYAGGSLGRGYACGALESRLEQVGRYEKDVCRDIQIELNDLLKSSFRNGVGRSAKEGRGRGM; from the coding sequence ATGATTGGAAATATCACTCAGGGTAAAGGATTCGGGGGGTGTGTGCGGTATGTGGCTGAAAAACGAGGTTCTCGTTTGGAGGCAACAAATATGTTGTGTGACACCCCATCTGACTTGGCTAAGGAGTTCAACCAAACACGCGATCTATATGAGGGGCAGGGTAAAAACGCGGTGTTTCATGTCTCACTCAACCCTGCTGAGGGTGATAAAATACAAGATGCCCGGGCCTTGGCAGAGGATTATATGCGGGAGATGCAAATGGACCCGGATAAGCACGAGTATGTCCTCTACAAGCATATCGACACTGGACGCCCTCATTACCATTTGATTGCTAGTCGTGTCGGACGAGATGGGAAAGAATTCTGGAACGACAAGTTTTCCAAGAGACGCAACATGGACGCCATGCGTGAGTTAGAGATTAAACACGGGCTCAAGCGCATGCCTAGCAAACAGAAGGGGCAAGGCCGGTCGCAGAAGATAGAGGAGCAATACCAGGCCAATAAAGCGGGGCTAGACCAGCACCCTAAGGAAACAATTCGGTTGGCTGTAGATCATGCAATCAAGGGTTGTGATGGGACGAAAGCAGCCTTTGAGAGGTGGCTTGATCAGGAGCATCAAATAGAGGTGAACTGGAGAACTAAAAGAGACGGAACCATAAACGGAGTTTCATACCGCCTAAAAGATGCCCCAAAGGGGCAGGGGATCGCTGATAGGTATGCCGGAGGTAGTCTTGGAAGGGGGTATGCCTGTGGAGCACTGGAAAGCCGTCTGGAACAAGTCGGTCGCTATGAAAAGGATGTGTGCAGAGATATTCAAATTGAATTGAATGATCTTCTTAAATCGTCATTCAGAAACGGAGTGGGACGGTCGGCAAAAGAAGGTAGGGGAAGAGGGATGTGA
- a CDS encoding YkgJ family cysteine cluster protein has protein sequence MANELESIIKDFWEVGAEVLPKLSSMNPKKRIAKFVGIYSEFLVHADSIIQGEINGVNVKCKEGCSYCCDHLIVANTGQLVVINEYLNEYPLVREGFIPKYPQWDDAFEPYREAFWYSVSRLKTEKATFDYISSVFSSPCPFLDDGKCSIYEVRPIMCRSWYSKRKFTSCKYNSKIKKLEIQCEEEIVQKILALEHYFLAQFGMREVPPGAGIMTLPHGIYYMKESARFMAGLRSKMS, from the coding sequence ATGGCTAATGAGCTAGAGAGTATTATAAAGGATTTTTGGGAAGTTGGTGCTGAGGTTTTACCAAAGCTTTCTTCAATGAATCCTAAAAAAAGAATCGCAAAGTTTGTAGGTATATATTCGGAATTTTTAGTGCATGCTGATTCGATCATTCAAGGTGAAATCAATGGCGTAAATGTAAAATGCAAAGAAGGGTGCAGTTATTGCTGCGATCACCTCATTGTTGCAAACACTGGTCAATTGGTTGTTATTAACGAATATCTTAATGAATACCCACTTGTGAGAGAGGGTTTTATTCCAAAATATCCGCAATGGGATGATGCTTTTGAACCTTACAGAGAGGCTTTTTGGTATAGTGTCAGCCGATTGAAAACTGAAAAAGCAACTTTCGATTATATCTCAAGTGTTTTTAGCTCTCCATGTCCATTTTTAGATGATGGGAAGTGTTCAATCTATGAGGTTAGGCCAATTATGTGTAGAAGTTGGTATTCGAAACGAAAGTTTACTTCGTGCAAATATAATAGTAAAATAAAGAAGTTAGAGATACAATGTGAAGAAGAAATTGTTCAAAAAATTTTAGCATTAGAGCATTATTTTTTAGCTCAGTTTGGTATGCGAGAAGTACCGCCTGGTGCGGGGATAATGACATTGCCTCATGGTATTTACTATATGAAGGAATCGGCACGGTTTATGGCGGGGCTAAGGAGTAAAATGAGTTGA
- a CDS encoding Hachiman antiphage defense system protein HamA, whose translation MPWSNDHVQWLKDTGERLATADGKDVEVWEFCHQDDDEMLTRWAKHFRNHYCLDSEIDFYCRGIGCTRTEYLDDIKFPDPKAAPGPSIRSGDFSEVLVADFLEYILGFWVPRTRYGDKTVRNESTKGTDLIGFYFEKDGEHSLNDRLALFEVKAQYSGKKADERLQDAVDGSIKDIARKAESLNAIKQRLFTKKDIDGAIKIERFQNQADNPYQDFYGAVALFENAVFDKETISTTDSSSHPHLANLKLVVIRGEDMMKLVHALYRRAADEA comes from the coding sequence ATGCCTTGGAGTAATGATCATGTACAGTGGCTTAAAGATACTGGAGAGCGGTTGGCAACTGCGGATGGTAAGGATGTTGAAGTGTGGGAGTTTTGTCATCAGGACGATGATGAAATGCTTACAAGATGGGCGAAACACTTTAGAAATCATTACTGTTTAGATTCTGAAATTGACTTTTATTGCCGGGGTATTGGATGCACACGAACTGAATATTTAGATGACATCAAATTCCCAGATCCCAAAGCGGCACCAGGGCCGAGTATCCGATCTGGTGACTTTAGTGAGGTGTTGGTAGCTGACTTCCTCGAATACATACTTGGATTTTGGGTTCCTAGGACCCGATATGGCGATAAGACCGTTCGTAATGAATCTACGAAGGGCACAGATCTTATTGGATTCTATTTTGAAAAAGATGGAGAGCATAGTCTGAATGATAGGCTCGCTCTTTTTGAGGTTAAGGCTCAATATTCTGGGAAAAAAGCAGATGAACGGCTTCAAGATGCCGTTGATGGGTCTATAAAGGACATAGCAAGGAAAGCAGAGTCGTTGAATGCCATCAAACAAAGGCTTTTTACCAAAAAAGACATTGATGGCGCAATAAAAATTGAGCGATTCCAGAACCAAGCAGATAACCCGTATCAAGATTTTTATGGAGCTGTTGCTCTTTTTGAAAATGCGGTCTTTGATAAGGAGACCATCTCTACAACTGATTCGTCTTCACATCCACACTTAGCAAACCTTAAGCTTGTGGTTATTCGAGGAGAAGACATGATGAAGCTTGTGCATGCGTTGTATAGGAGGGCTGCAGATGAGGCCTGA